From one Desmodus rotundus isolate HL8 chromosome X, HLdesRot8A.1, whole genome shotgun sequence genomic stretch:
- the ZIC3 gene encoding zinc finger protein ZIC 3 isoform X2 — MTMLLDGGPQFPGLGVGSFSAPRHHEMPNREPAGMGLSPFGDSPHAAAAAAAAAFKLSPAAAHDLSSGQSSAFTPQSSGYANALGHHHHHHHHHHHHHTSQVPSYGGAASAAFNSTRDFLFRQRGSGLSEAASGGGQHALFAGSASGLHAPAGIPEPPSYLLFPGLHEQSAGHPSPTGHVDNNQVHLGLRGELFGRPDPYRTVASPRTDPYTAGAQFSNYSPMNMNMGVNVAAHHGPGAFFRYMRQPIKQELSCKWIDETQLSRPKKSCDRTFSTMHELVTHVTMEHVGGPEQNNHVCYWEECPREGKSFKAKYKLVNHIRVHTGEKPFPCPFPGCGKIFARSENLKIHKRTHTGEKPFKCEFEGCDRRFANSSDRKKHMHVHTSDKPYICKVCDKSYTHPSSLRKHMKCCPAWYPGQSLIPDEELDTDVGLQQPALCNTTYAKCRVNAEPTVQEMIY, encoded by the exons ATGACGATGCTCCTGGATGGAGGTCCACAGTTCCCCGGTCTCGGAGTGGGCAGCTTCAGCGCGCCGCGCCACCACGAAATGCCCAACCGCGAGCCGGCGGGCATGGGGCTGAGTCCCTTCGGGGACTCGCCCCACgcggccgccgcggccgccgccgccgccttcAAGCTGAGCCCAGCCGCAGCTCACGATCTATCTTCCGGCCAGAGCTCTGCGTTCACACCGCAGAGTTCGGGTTACGCAAATGCCCTgggccatcaccaccaccaccaccatcatcaccatcatcaccacaccagccaggtgccCAGTTACGGCGGTGCCGCCTCCGCCGCCTTCAATTCCACGCGCGACTTTCTGTTCCGCCAGCGCGGCTCCGGGCTCAGCGAGGCTGCCTCGGGTGGCGGGCAGCATGCGCTCTTCGCGGGTTCGGCGAGCGGTCTCCACGCTCCAGCTGGTATTCCCGAACCCCCAAGTTATCTACTCTTCCCCGGGCTGCACGAGCAGAGCGCCGGACACCCGTCGCCTACAGGGCACGTGGACAACAACCAGGTCCACCTGGGTCTGCGCGGGGAGCTGTTTGGCCGTCCGGATCCGTACCGCACAGTGGCCAGCCCGCGCACGGACCCCTACACGGCCGGCGCACAGTTCTCAAACTACAGtcccatgaacatgaacatggGCGTGAACGTGGCGGCCCACCACGGACCTGGCGCCTTCTTCCGTTATATGCGGCAGCCCATCAAGCAGGAGCTGTCGTGCAAGTGGATCGACGAGACTCAGCTAAGCCGGCCCAAGAAGAGCTGCGACCGGACCTTCAGCACCATGCATGAGCTGGTGACACATGTCACTATGGAGCATGTGGGGGGCCCGGAACAGAACAACCACGTCTGCTACTGGGAGGAGTGCCCCCGCGAGGGAAAATCCTTCAAGGCGAAGTACAAACTGGTCAACCACATTCGAGTGCACACAGGCGAAAAGCCCTTCCCATGTCCCTTCCCAGGCTGCGGGAAGATCTTTGCCCGCTCCGAGAACCTCAAGATCCATAAGAGGACCCACACAG GTGAGAAACCTTTCAAATGTGAATTTGAAGGCTGTGACAGGCGCTTTGCCAACAGCAGCGACCGCAAGAAGCACATGCATGTGCATACCTCGGACAAGCCCTATATCTGCAAAGTGTGTGACAAGTCCTACACTCACCCGAGCTCCCTGCGCAAGCACATGAAG tgttGTCCTGCTTGGTATCCGGGACAGTCTCTAATTCCTGACGAAGAACTTGATACTGACGTTGGTTTGCAGCAGCCAGCCCTCTGTAACACTACCTATGCTAAATGCAGGGTTAATGCCGAACCTACTGTGCAAGAAATGATTTACTGA
- the ZIC3 gene encoding zinc finger protein ZIC 3 isoform X1 — MTMLLDGGPQFPGLGVGSFSAPRHHEMPNREPAGMGLSPFGDSPHAAAAAAAAAFKLSPAAAHDLSSGQSSAFTPQSSGYANALGHHHHHHHHHHHHHTSQVPSYGGAASAAFNSTRDFLFRQRGSGLSEAASGGGQHALFAGSASGLHAPAGIPEPPSYLLFPGLHEQSAGHPSPTGHVDNNQVHLGLRGELFGRPDPYRTVASPRTDPYTAGAQFSNYSPMNMNMGVNVAAHHGPGAFFRYMRQPIKQELSCKWIDETQLSRPKKSCDRTFSTMHELVTHVTMEHVGGPEQNNHVCYWEECPREGKSFKAKYKLVNHIRVHTGEKPFPCPFPGCGKIFARSENLKIHKRTHTGEKPFKCEFEGCDRRFANSSDRKKHMHVHTSDKPYICKVCDKSYTHPSSLRKHMKVHESQGSDSSPAASSGYESSTPPAIASANSKDTTKTPSAVQTSTSHNPGLPPNFNEWYV, encoded by the exons ATGACGATGCTCCTGGATGGAGGTCCACAGTTCCCCGGTCTCGGAGTGGGCAGCTTCAGCGCGCCGCGCCACCACGAAATGCCCAACCGCGAGCCGGCGGGCATGGGGCTGAGTCCCTTCGGGGACTCGCCCCACgcggccgccgcggccgccgccgccgccttcAAGCTGAGCCCAGCCGCAGCTCACGATCTATCTTCCGGCCAGAGCTCTGCGTTCACACCGCAGAGTTCGGGTTACGCAAATGCCCTgggccatcaccaccaccaccaccatcatcaccatcatcaccacaccagccaggtgccCAGTTACGGCGGTGCCGCCTCCGCCGCCTTCAATTCCACGCGCGACTTTCTGTTCCGCCAGCGCGGCTCCGGGCTCAGCGAGGCTGCCTCGGGTGGCGGGCAGCATGCGCTCTTCGCGGGTTCGGCGAGCGGTCTCCACGCTCCAGCTGGTATTCCCGAACCCCCAAGTTATCTACTCTTCCCCGGGCTGCACGAGCAGAGCGCCGGACACCCGTCGCCTACAGGGCACGTGGACAACAACCAGGTCCACCTGGGTCTGCGCGGGGAGCTGTTTGGCCGTCCGGATCCGTACCGCACAGTGGCCAGCCCGCGCACGGACCCCTACACGGCCGGCGCACAGTTCTCAAACTACAGtcccatgaacatgaacatggGCGTGAACGTGGCGGCCCACCACGGACCTGGCGCCTTCTTCCGTTATATGCGGCAGCCCATCAAGCAGGAGCTGTCGTGCAAGTGGATCGACGAGACTCAGCTAAGCCGGCCCAAGAAGAGCTGCGACCGGACCTTCAGCACCATGCATGAGCTGGTGACACATGTCACTATGGAGCATGTGGGGGGCCCGGAACAGAACAACCACGTCTGCTACTGGGAGGAGTGCCCCCGCGAGGGAAAATCCTTCAAGGCGAAGTACAAACTGGTCAACCACATTCGAGTGCACACAGGCGAAAAGCCCTTCCCATGTCCCTTCCCAGGCTGCGGGAAGATCTTTGCCCGCTCCGAGAACCTCAAGATCCATAAGAGGACCCACACAG GTGAGAAACCTTTCAAATGTGAATTTGAAGGCTGTGACAGGCGCTTTGCCAACAGCAGCGACCGCAAGAAGCACATGCATGTGCATACCTCGGACAAGCCCTATATCTGCAAAGTGTGTGACAAGTCCTACACTCACCCGAGCTCCCTGCGCAAGCACATGAAG GTTCATGAATCTCAAGGGTCAGATTCCTCCCCTGCTGCCAGTTCAGGCTATGAATCTTCCACTCCACCCGCTATAGCTTCTGCAAACAGTAAAGATACCACTAAAACCCCTTCTGCAGTTCAAACTAGCACCAGCCACAACCCTGGACTTCCTCCCAATTTTAACGAATGGTACGTCTGA